In Hahella sp. HNIBRBA332, the genomic window GCGTCACCAAAGGGCTGGGCGCCGGAGCCAATCCAGAAGTAGGTCGTCAGGCGGCGATGGAAGACAGAGAGCGTATCGCGGAAACGCTGAAAGGCGCGGACATGGTCTTCATTACTGCCGGTATGGGCGGGGGCACTGGAACGGGCGGCGCGCCTGTCGTAGCGGAAATCGCCCGTGAAATGGGTATTTTGACGGTAGCGGTAGTCACCCGTCCGTTCCCGTTCGAAGGCGGCAAGCGCATGAAAGTTGCGGAAGCCGGCCTGCGTGAATTGGGACAACACGTTGATTCTCTGATCACGATTCCCAACGAGAAACTGTTGAGCGTCATGGGCAAAAACACCAGCTTGCTGGATGCTTTCGCCGCCGCTAACGATGTGCTTTTGGGGGCTGTACAGGGAATTGCGGATTTGATTATCCGTCCCGGAATGATAAACGTAGACTTTGCGGACGTTCGCACCGTTATGTCGGAAATGGGCATGGCGATGATGGGCACCGGTGTTTCCAGCGGCGACAACCGCGCACGTGAGGCGGCGGAAAGAGCCGTACGCAGCCCGCTGCTTGAAGATATCAATCTGCAGGGCGCGCGTGGGATTCTGGTCAACATTACCGCGGGCATGGATCTGTCTTTGGGCGAGTTTTCTGAAGTGGGCGCCACCATTGAAGAGTTCGCTTCCGACGCTGCGACAGTGGTTGTTGGAACGGTAATCGATCCGGAAATGAAGGATGAGTTGCGGGTGACGGTAGTCGCCACGGGTCTGGGGGGTGTGCATGACCGGCCGACCAAAGTGGTGGACAACTCTTCCCGGACTATGAACGGCACCACTGATTATCATCAGCTGGAGCGCCCCACTGTGATGCGCAAACGCGCTACTTCAGTTGTGGGCAATGCGGCGGTGGATCGTCGGGCCGTAGGGGATGAGCAAAACGTGGACTATTT contains:
- the ftsZ gene encoding cell division protein FtsZ yields the protein MFELVDNVPQNAVIKVVGVGGGGGNAVRHMLASSVEGVEFICANTDAQALRDVDAKHVIQLGGSVTKGLGAGANPEVGRQAAMEDRERIAETLKGADMVFITAGMGGGTGTGGAPVVAEIAREMGILTVAVVTRPFPFEGGKRMKVAEAGLRELGQHVDSLITIPNEKLLSVMGKNTSLLDAFAAANDVLLGAVQGIADLIIRPGMINVDFADVRTVMSEMGMAMMGTGVSSGDNRAREAAERAVRSPLLEDINLQGARGILVNITAGMDLSLGEFSEVGATIEEFASDAATVVVGTVIDPEMKDELRVTVVATGLGGVHDRPTKVVDNSSRTMNGTTDYHQLERPTVMRKRATSVVGNAAVDRRAVGDEQNVDYLDIPAFLRRQAD